A genomic window from Pseudomonas leptonychotis includes:
- a CDS encoding DUF4129 domain-containing protein: MRLTDASVVIRPRSAWEAVDLGVLLAKQHAGLLMASWALVTVPIFALLCLLLWDYPSIALLIFWWLKPAYERLPLYILSHALFGATPSLKQALKALPGLLKPQLLASLTWRRLSPTRSFDLPVMQLEGLAGKARNQRLVVLGQRDAGGASWLTVVGMHLEMALWFGSISLFYMLLPAQMELNWTWESLVNAATGEWLWLEHLSNLIYVLLLILWEPIYVACGFTLYLNRRTALEAWDIELVFRRLRQRLTGVAYALLLGCGLLLMHMPNSAMAATSSCPLPIEDLTGPEAERLLKQPLTSLEAQDSISQLLDQPPFEHRETVTRWRFGEEPKEPSEEDVKALIELLEKFFKLTELWKSVDAVALFFEVLLWAALFSLIAWLLWRYRDWLSAFAGRLRLPQARKYQPPEQLFGLEVAPQSLPADIPGEVERLWDEQPRAALGLLYRALLSRMLHEQRLPLKSAHTEAEVLQLVQALQQKDLSHFSQALTRHWQNLAYGHRLPPAALKQGLCNAWRRLFEQGAQA; encoded by the coding sequence ATGCGCCTGACTGATGCCAGCGTAGTCATCCGCCCGCGTAGCGCCTGGGAGGCCGTCGACCTTGGCGTGTTATTGGCCAAGCAGCACGCCGGGCTGCTGATGGCCAGCTGGGCGCTGGTGACCGTGCCTATTTTTGCCCTGCTGTGCCTGCTGCTGTGGGATTACCCAAGCATCGCCCTGCTGATTTTCTGGTGGCTGAAACCCGCTTATGAACGCCTGCCGCTGTATATCCTTTCGCACGCCTTATTCGGCGCCACACCCAGCCTTAAGCAGGCACTGAAAGCCCTGCCGGGCCTGCTCAAGCCGCAACTGCTGGCCAGCCTGACCTGGCGCCGACTGAGCCCCACACGCAGCTTCGACCTGCCCGTCATGCAGCTCGAAGGCCTGGCCGGCAAGGCCCGCAACCAGCGCCTGGTGGTGCTCGGTCAGCGTGATGCTGGCGGTGCCAGCTGGCTGACCGTAGTCGGCATGCACCTGGAAATGGCGCTGTGGTTCGGCAGCATCAGCCTGTTCTACATGCTCCTGCCGGCGCAAATGGAGCTGAACTGGACTTGGGAAAGCCTGGTCAACGCTGCCACGGGCGAGTGGCTGTGGCTGGAACACCTGTCCAACCTGATCTATGTCCTGCTGCTGATCCTCTGGGAGCCGATCTATGTGGCCTGCGGCTTCACCCTCTATTTGAACCGGCGCACCGCCCTGGAAGCCTGGGACATTGAGCTGGTGTTCCGCCGCTTGCGCCAACGCCTGACTGGCGTGGCCTATGCCCTGCTGCTGGGCTGCGGCCTGTTGCTCATGCACATGCCAAACAGCGCTATGGCTGCTACCAGCAGCTGCCCGCTGCCGATTGAAGACCTCACGGGGCCAGAGGCCGAGCGCCTGCTCAAACAACCGCTGACCAGCCTGGAAGCGCAGGACAGCATCAGCCAACTGCTCGATCAGCCTCCCTTTGAACACCGCGAAACCGTTACCCGCTGGCGCTTCGGCGAAGAACCCAAGGAGCCCAGCGAAGAAGACGTCAAAGCCCTGATCGAGCTGCTGGAGAAGTTCTTCAAGCTCACCGAACTGTGGAAAAGTGTCGATGCCGTAGCGCTGTTCTTCGAGGTGTTGCTGTGGGCCGCGCTGTTCAGCCTGATCGCCTGGCTGCTGTGGCGCTACCGCGACTGGCTGAGCGCCTTTGCCGGGCGTCTGCGCTTGCCACAAGCACGTAAATACCAACCGCCAGAACAGCTGTTCGGCCTGGAAGTGGCGCCGCAAAGCCTGCCTGCCGATATTCCTGGCGAAGTTGAACGGCTCTGGGATGAGCAACCACGCGCCGCCCTCGGCCTGCTCTACCGCGCCCTGCTCAGCCGCATGCTGCATGAACAGCGCCTGCCGCTGAAAAGTGCGCACACCGAGGCCGAAGTGCTGCAACTGGTGCAGGCACTGCAGCAGAAAGACCTTAGCCACTTCAGCCAAGCCCTGACCCGCCACTGGCAGAACCTTGCCTATGGCCACCGCCTACCGCCGGCGGCGCTCAAGCAAGGCTTATGCAATGCCTGGCGACGGTTATTCGAACAAGGGGCGCAGGCATGA
- a CDS encoding stage II sporulation protein M translates to MKQSLFENQHQSDWQAFSTQLEALERGKADSQQCKAFAANYRSLCQQLALAQSRGYSSHLIEQLQLLAMRGHQQFYRHRSPLGAQLLGFILAGFPRLVRAEWRFVVAACLLFFGSLLVMGTLVYYFPDLVYGVMAPDQVAEMEKMYDPDARRIGRFSERDSGDDWMMFGYYIMNNIGIAFQTFASGLLFGLGSLFFLLFNGLMIGAVAGHLTQIGYGETFWSFVVGHGAFELTAIALAGAAGLKLGWALLVPGRLPRGDALRIAAGSSVRLVGGVIVFLLLAAFIEAYWSSMSLASPAIKYAVGGALWLLVLAYLLLAGRGVHAPD, encoded by the coding sequence ATGAAACAGAGCCTGTTTGAAAATCAGCACCAGAGCGACTGGCAAGCCTTCAGCACCCAGCTCGAAGCCCTTGAACGTGGTAAAGCCGATAGCCAGCAGTGCAAAGCCTTTGCCGCCAACTACCGCAGCCTGTGCCAGCAGCTTGCCCTGGCGCAGAGCCGGGGCTACAGCAGCCACCTGATCGAGCAGTTGCAGCTGCTGGCCATGCGCGGCCATCAGCAGTTCTATCGCCACCGCAGTCCACTGGGGGCGCAACTGCTGGGGTTTATCCTGGCCGGTTTTCCGCGCTTGGTCCGCGCCGAGTGGCGTTTTGTCGTCGCCGCCTGCCTGCTGTTCTTCGGCAGCCTGCTCGTCATGGGCACCTTGGTGTATTACTTCCCCGATCTGGTCTACGGGGTAATGGCCCCTGACCAGGTCGCCGAGATGGAAAAGATGTATGACCCCGATGCCAGGCGTATCGGCCGCTTCAGCGAACGCGACTCCGGTGATGACTGGATGATGTTCGGCTACTACATCATGAACAACATCGGCATCGCCTTTCAGACCTTTGCCAGCGGGCTGCTGTTTGGTCTGGGCAGCCTGTTCTTCCTGCTGTTCAACGGTCTAATGATTGGCGCAGTGGCCGGTCACCTGACGCAGATCGGCTATGGCGAAACTTTTTGGTCGTTCGTCGTTGGCCACGGCGCGTTCGAGCTGACCGCCATTGCTCTGGCCGGTGCGGCCGGCCTGAAACTCGGCTGGGCACTGCTGGTGCCCGGCCGCCTGCCACGCGGTGACGCGCTACGCATCGCCGCCGGTAGCAGCGTGCGGTTGGTCGGCGGAGTGATCGTGTTTCTGCTGCTGGCGGCGTTTATCGAGGCCTACTGGTCATCCATGAGCCTGGCCAGCCCCGCGATCAAATATGCAGTCGGCGGCGCGCTTTGGCTGCTGGTGCTGGCCTATCTGTTGTTGGCCGGCCGAGGTGTGCATGCGCCTGACTGA
- a CDS encoding RDD family protein: MSPTPTSVSVASRPLLDTRYKVETPEGIDLILRPAGLVPRALAFSIDLLIRGALLGALFAVLALLGQFGMGLGTILLFLVTWWYMVLFEVLNQGRSPGKQMMGLRVIHDDGTPIGWAASLTRNLLRFVDILPFGYTLGILSCLNHPAFKRLGDIAAGTLVVYRDNASTAPELPQAEALRAPFTMSLSEQRALLSFAERSQSLSSARRQELASILAEPLQVPAEQAEQHIHGIARGLLGPT; this comes from the coding sequence ATGTCGCCCACGCCAACTTCTGTTTCAGTCGCCTCTCGCCCGCTGCTGGATACCCGCTATAAGGTGGAAACACCCGAAGGCATCGACCTAATCCTGCGCCCGGCGGGTTTAGTGCCGCGCGCGCTGGCATTCAGCATTGACCTGCTGATTCGCGGTGCGCTGCTCGGTGCATTGTTTGCCGTGCTGGCGCTGCTCGGCCAGTTCGGCATGGGCCTGGGCACCATCCTGCTGTTTCTCGTGACTTGGTGGTACATGGTGCTGTTTGAAGTGCTCAACCAGGGCCGCTCACCCGGCAAACAGATGATGGGCCTGCGAGTTATTCATGACGACGGTACGCCAATTGGCTGGGCCGCCTCATTAACTCGTAACCTGCTGCGTTTCGTCGATATCCTGCCGTTTGGTTACACCTTGGGCATTCTCAGCTGCCTTAATCACCCGGCGTTCAAGCGCTTGGGCGACATCGCCGCCGGCACCCTGGTAGTCTATCGCGACAACGCCTCCACAGCCCCCGAGCTGCCGCAAGCTGAAGCCCTGCGTGCGCCGTTCACTATGAGCTTGAGTGAGCAGCGCGCCCTGCTCAGCTTTGCCGAGCGCAGCCAGAGCCTGTCCAGCGCACGCCGCCAGGAACTGGCGAGTATTCTGGCCGAACCCTTGCAGGTGCCCGCCGAGCAGGCTGAACAGCATATCCACGGTATTGCCCGTGGTTTGTTGGGGCCGACATGA